From the genome of Thermodesulfatator atlanticus DSM 21156:
ATAAGCTATATTTTGCAACCAAAACGCGATGATGCCCTGATAAATCTTTCACAAAAAAGTATTTATATCCTAATTTTTCCGCGAGAGAAGCTACTTTTTCTCTTTGCCTATAACCTATCTCAAGGATAACGTAGCCAGGGGGTTTAAGAAACCCGGGAGCTTTTTTCAAGGTTTCGGCTATAAAATCAAGGCCTTCTTCTCCTGCTAGAAGGGCTTCCTGTGGTTCGTGTAACTTTACCTCTTTGTCAAGCGTTTCCCATTCGTTTTTCGCCACATAAGGCGGGTTACTCAAAATGGCATTAAAAAAATGGGTTTCTTTGAAGGGGCTAAGCCAGTTTCCCCTTACTAAAAGAAGTTTTTTTTCAAGGCCATATCTTTTTAGGTTTTGGATTGTATATGCCAGGGCCTGCGAACTGATATCCACACCGATGATTTTAAAAGAAGGCCTTTCCAGGGCCAAGGTAATAGAAATACAGCCTGAGCCCACCCCCAATTCAAGTAAATAAGACCCCTCAGGTAAAAGGTTAA
Proteins encoded in this window:
- the prmC gene encoding peptide chain release factor N(5)-glutamine methyltransferase — encoded protein: MPALLEILQKGRDFLVKKGFSPKEADYESRFILSFLLGKKLLDIYQEKEVPPLVAKKFFMLLEKRSQGVPAAYLLGEVEFFGCLFKVGPGVLIPRPETEILVETALNLLPEGSYLLELGVGSGCISITLALERPSFKIIGVDISSQALAYTIQNLKRYGLEKKLLLVRGNWLSPFKETHFFNAILSNPPYVAKNEWETLDKEVKLHEPQEALLAGEEGLDFIAETLKKAPGFLKPPGYVILEIGYRQREKVASLAEKLGYKYFFVKDLSGHHRVLVAKYSL